The following coding sequences lie in one Heyndrickxia oleronia genomic window:
- a CDS encoding DUF6946 family protein yields the protein MAKFFIPSRGPLSWRDSLADPDKQWKKGYSAYELAHCWEEATKLPSCVDTIFKQCEFPLFHDVEVLLAFPEYKVPLPGGNASSQNDLYVLAKSKNELLTIMVEGKVSEPFGKTVENWLGKNPSDGKQKRLESLLNILGLHKESVGNIRYQLLHRASSAVLEARKVNARQSLMLVHSFSETRKWFEDYINFVKLFNFSPNKDGIVGPVELNEVNLYFGWVTGEINKKEWKHF from the coding sequence ATGGCTAAATTCTTTATTCCATCTCGAGGTCCTCTTTCGTGGAGAGACTCTCTTGCAGATCCAGACAAACAATGGAAAAAGGGGTATTCAGCTTATGAATTAGCTCATTGTTGGGAAGAAGCTACTAAACTTCCTTCTTGCGTGGATACGATTTTTAAACAGTGCGAGTTTCCTTTGTTCCACGATGTGGAAGTATTATTAGCATTCCCTGAGTATAAGGTACCTTTACCTGGTGGAAATGCAAGCTCGCAAAATGATCTTTATGTACTTGCGAAGTCTAAAAATGAATTATTAACGATTATGGTGGAAGGAAAAGTTTCAGAGCCCTTTGGGAAAACTGTTGAAAATTGGTTAGGTAAGAATCCTAGTGATGGTAAACAAAAAAGATTAGAATCCTTACTTAATATACTGGGGTTACATAAAGAAAGTGTAGGTAATATAAGATACCAATTACTACATAGAGCATCATCAGCAGTGCTTGAAGCAAGGAAAGTAAATGCTCGTCAATCTCTTATGCTTGTTCATTCATTTAGCGAAACTAGAAAATGGTTTGAAGACTATATAAACTTTGTAAAACTGTTTAATTTTTCCCCGAATAAGGATGGAATTGTTGGTCCAGTAGAATTGAATGAAGTAAATTTGTATTTTGGATGGGTAACAGGTGAAATAAACAAAAAAGAATGGAAGCATTTTTAG
- a CDS encoding Imm6 family immunity protein, which yields MANTSFSSLTEDGKVILFLGLSEKVLSIFSQREDQILAQEVINKCWEWLKSKENIGDILYGLLDNEENGITIIQEMSDNESDVNAWNCIIDAVAYTCRKAFEREDVKYYPEPIALVDDTLVDHFMDCFERCIEDSDSYIQRINFLLDDYKNGNIASDLRKEVLRELNIQN from the coding sequence ATGGCTAATACTAGTTTTAGTAGTTTAACAGAAGATGGTAAAGTAATACTTTTTCTTGGACTTTCAGAAAAAGTTTTGTCGATTTTTTCACAAAGGGAAGATCAAATTTTAGCCCAAGAAGTTATAAATAAATGTTGGGAGTGGCTAAAAAGTAAAGAAAATATAGGGGATATACTATATGGATTATTAGATAATGAGGAAAATGGTATAACAATAATTCAAGAGATGTCAGATAATGAATCAGATGTAAACGCTTGGAACTGCATTATTGATGCAGTTGCTTACACTTGTAGAAAAGCATTTGAAAGAGAAGATGTCAAATATTATCCAGAACCAATTGCTTTAGTTGATGATACTTTAGTAGACCATTTTATGGATTGTTTTGAAAGATGTATAGAGGATTCAGATAGTTATATTCAGAGGATAAATTTTTTGTTGGATGATTATAAAAATGGGAATATTGCGAGTGATTTGCGTAAAGAAGTTTTAAGGGAATTAAATATACAAAATTAA
- a CDS encoding ribonuclease J translates to MSTNENILSIFALGGLNEIGKNMYAIEYADDIVIIDCGNKFPDESLLGIDLIIPDLSYLIENKDRVKALLVTHGHEDHIGGIPFFLKKLNVPVYATRFTLGLIELKLKEHKILRESKLVEINASSKLEFGNISVEFFKVTHSIPDCLGIIFHTPEGNIVHTGDFKFDLTPEKSDERSDIHRMAEIGNEGVLLLLSESTNAERPGLTPSEQMVSDHVEAAFIKAERKIIISTFASNVSRVQQVINAAYKTNRKLALLGRSMVNVVDIAMKRGYLTVPDGMLIDQNEINELPPEKVAILCTGSQGEPLAALARLSTGNFRGVEVLPKDTVILAAGPIPGNEKGITSIVDNFYAIGARVIYGSGSTSGMHVSGHGYQEDLKLMLTLMKPKYFIPIHGELRMLHHHRLLAESVGVEQGNTFIINNGDVVDIENGVPRQTRQIPVGNTYVDGGDVGNVGDFVLRDRKQFAEDGMLIVVLTISKADGKLLSEPETISRGFMDGGFSELRKKVNQLTTKTVNELQAENRNERKVMKRELKKSIQQHIFNQLKKKPMVVPIIIEI, encoded by the coding sequence ATGAGTACAAATGAGAATATCTTATCTATCTTCGCCTTAGGTGGCTTGAATGAAATCGGAAAAAACATGTATGCAATTGAATATGCAGACGATATTGTAATTATCGATTGTGGCAACAAGTTTCCCGATGAGAGTTTATTAGGAATTGATTTGATTATTCCTGATCTGTCTTACTTAATCGAAAATAAAGATAGGGTAAAGGCTTTACTTGTCACACATGGTCATGAAGATCATATCGGAGGAATTCCGTTCTTCCTGAAAAAATTAAATGTACCTGTTTATGCAACACGCTTCACGCTAGGATTAATTGAACTCAAATTAAAAGAACATAAAATTTTAAGAGAAAGCAAACTGGTAGAAATCAACGCAAGCTCGAAATTGGAATTCGGAAATATAAGTGTGGAATTTTTTAAAGTGACTCATAGTATTCCTGATTGCTTAGGCATCATCTTTCACACACCAGAGGGGAATATTGTACATACCGGTGACTTTAAGTTTGATTTAACACCTGAGAAAAGTGATGAGCGTTCAGATATTCATAGGATGGCTGAAATCGGTAATGAGGGAGTATTGCTTTTATTGTCCGAGAGTACAAATGCTGAACGTCCCGGCTTAACTCCATCTGAACAAATGGTATCGGATCATGTGGAGGCAGCTTTCATAAAAGCGGAACGGAAGATTATTATTTCTACATTTGCTTCCAATGTTAGTCGTGTTCAACAGGTTATAAATGCCGCCTATAAAACCAATCGAAAACTTGCGTTGCTCGGAAGAAGTATGGTGAATGTAGTAGATATTGCGATGAAACGAGGGTACTTAACCGTTCCGGATGGAATGTTAATCGACCAAAATGAAATAAATGAACTGCCTCCTGAAAAGGTCGCTATTTTATGCACGGGAAGCCAAGGGGAACCATTGGCTGCACTTGCCCGTTTGTCGACGGGGAATTTTCGCGGTGTCGAAGTGTTGCCAAAAGATACGGTGATTCTTGCTGCCGGCCCAATCCCTGGGAATGAAAAAGGGATAACAAGTATTGTAGATAATTTTTATGCAATAGGAGCTAGGGTGATTTATGGATCAGGAAGTACATCTGGTATGCATGTTTCCGGTCATGGATATCAAGAAGATTTAAAATTAATGCTGACATTAATGAAACCAAAATATTTTATCCCGATTCATGGTGAACTTAGAATGCTGCACCATCACCGTTTATTAGCTGAATCCGTTGGTGTCGAACAGGGAAACACATTTATCATTAATAATGGCGATGTTGTTGATATTGAAAATGGTGTACCGCGCCAAACCCGCCAAATACCCGTTGGCAACACATATGTTGACGGTGGAGATGTTGGGAATGTAGGAGATTTTGTACTGCGAGACCGTAAGCAGTTTGCAGAGGACGGCATGCTCATCGTCGTTTTAACGATAAGCAAAGCAGACGGAAAACTGCTTTCCGAACCAGAAACAATTTCTCGTGGATTTATGGACGGTGGTTTCTCAGAACTCCGAAAAAAAGTGAATCAACTTACTACCAAAACGGTGAATGAGCTACAAGCAGAAAACCGCAACGAACGAAAAGTAATGAAAAGAGAGCTGAAAAAATCCATTCAGCAACATATATTCAACCAATTGAAGAAAAAACCAATGGTTGTTCCAATTATTATTGAAATATAA
- a CDS encoding LURP-one-related/scramblase family protein: MKQLYIKQKVFSLSGKFTVKDEQEKDVYYVEGSFMKVPKTFSIFNTTKDEIALITKKVFSFLPKFFVEVNGQEVLTIKKEFSFLKARYTIDSTGIEVLGNWWDMNFQVLQHGELVGKVSKEWFTWGDSYKVQILNDEKEAIMIALVVAIDCVKADDNAASSVITP; the protein is encoded by the coding sequence ATGAAGCAGCTCTATATAAAGCAAAAGGTATTCAGTTTAAGTGGGAAATTTACAGTAAAGGATGAGCAGGAAAAGGACGTTTATTACGTGGAGGGAAGTTTTATGAAAGTTCCTAAAACGTTCTCCATTTTCAATACAACAAAAGATGAAATTGCGCTCATTACGAAAAAGGTGTTTAGCTTCTTGCCAAAGTTTTTTGTTGAGGTCAATGGTCAAGAGGTGTTAACGATTAAGAAGGAGTTTTCTTTCCTTAAAGCACGCTATACGATTGATTCTACAGGCATTGAAGTACTTGGTAATTGGTGGGATATGAATTTCCAGGTTTTACAGCATGGTGAACTGGTCGGTAAAGTGAGCAAGGAATGGTTTACTTGGGGCGATAGCTACAAAGTGCAAATATTGAATGATGAGAAGGAAGCCATCATGATTGCCCTCGTTGTCGCAATTGATTGTGTGAAGGCTGATGATAATGCCGCTTCCTCGGTAATTACGCCTTAA
- a CDS encoding methyl-accepting chemotaxis protein, with product MEAIMLGIIVILLGVSVYFAYRYFSLKHSPHFNKEIINVMKEISAGKVDEKTSDHAAYNPLIEYFSGVREKFFSFSKNVHEKGENLAVTGEYASEKADIVRAAIDEVGRGLQKQLVATEESAASMEEMAQAIEDLSVRSNQISEQSSTTLELTQEGNEKLKDSLEKMEHFNQTINTTFNAINKLGEKSQEIGTIVKVITGISEQINLLALNAAIEAARAGEHGKGFAVVADEVRKLAEQSRQSSSEVSNIVKNIQEETEIVVHSMQQGTEEFKDTNTTIVEVGNMFEKIVSTTKIIAENNENSSASSEELSSATQQIMETIVEIASISRESVEMFEELIEISDDELHTMQKLVQEAKNLIGLKNDVNKLLFTMGHGAETEEAKVVQNADYKVNKAV from the coding sequence ATGGAAGCTATTATGCTAGGTATAATTGTTATCTTATTGGGGGTATCGGTGTATTTTGCTTACCGATATTTTTCACTAAAACATAGTCCTCATTTTAATAAAGAAATAATAAATGTAATGAAAGAAATATCAGCAGGCAAAGTGGATGAAAAAACTTCTGATCATGCTGCGTATAATCCATTAATTGAGTATTTTAGCGGTGTAAGGGAAAAGTTTTTTTCTTTTTCCAAAAATGTACATGAAAAAGGGGAAAACCTCGCAGTAACTGGTGAATATGCTTCAGAGAAAGCGGATATTGTTAGAGCGGCAATTGATGAGGTAGGAAGAGGATTACAGAAGCAATTAGTAGCTACAGAAGAAAGTGCTGCATCTATGGAAGAAATGGCACAGGCTATCGAAGATTTATCCGTGAGATCCAATCAAATTTCTGAACAATCGAGTACTACCTTAGAATTGACACAAGAGGGGAACGAGAAGCTAAAGGATTCCTTAGAAAAAATGGAGCACTTTAATCAAACGATCAATACAACATTTAATGCAATAAATAAGCTTGGAGAAAAATCTCAAGAAATCGGCACGATTGTAAAAGTGATTACTGGGATTTCAGAACAAATTAATTTATTGGCATTGAATGCGGCGATAGAAGCTGCACGAGCGGGTGAACATGGTAAAGGATTTGCTGTTGTTGCTGATGAAGTTCGAAAATTGGCCGAACAGTCACGCCAGTCTTCTTCGGAAGTTTCAAATATCGTGAAGAATATACAAGAAGAAACAGAAATAGTTGTTCATTCCATGCAGCAAGGAACAGAAGAATTTAAAGATACAAATACGACCATTGTAGAGGTTGGAAACATGTTCGAAAAGATTGTATCTACGACAAAGATCATTGCTGAAAATAATGAAAATTCTTCTGCTAGTTCGGAGGAATTATCCTCTGCAACACAACAGATTATGGAAACAATCGTGGAGATAGCTTCAATCTCAAGGGAATCTGTTGAAATGTTTGAGGAACTCATAGAAATTAGTGATGATGAACTCCATACAATGCAAAAACTTGTTCAGGAAGCAAAAAATCTTATCGGGTTAAAAAATGATGTAAATAAATTATTATTTACAATGGGGCATGGTGCTGAAACTGAAGAAGCGAAAGTGGTTCAAAATGCTGATTATAAGGTTAATAAGGCAGTTTAA
- a CDS encoding mechanosensitive ion channel family protein — MDTRTLENWIFSFNYKSLIIIAAVVIGMLLLRWIILTILKKLPKHHAVLRSIVNWFTFYGTLVFLLLYFSKAKWMFAVIFKFGKVDVTLFLIIVAVLIITLASRLSKISTNVLLPGIYNRYHLDKGTRYTFDRVVHYSIMIIAIIVSLTTVGINLSALTVFAGMISVGIGFGLQNITSNFISGVIILFERPIKVGDRVLIDNIIGDVEKINMRATVIKTGTNEHIIVPNSYFLGEKVVNRSFSDPQIRLTIPFNVAYGTDVEKLRDMLMEIAREESLVSPAVLMDPEPSVSFVGFGDFCLNFELSIMISDYNQLGTIKSNINFRINKLFMERKIEFPYPQQNLHIKSIDREIENNYIF, encoded by the coding sequence ATGGATACTCGCACATTAGAAAATTGGATTTTTTCCTTTAATTATAAGAGCTTAATCATTATTGCAGCAGTTGTAATTGGAATGTTACTATTGCGATGGATTATTCTTACGATTCTCAAAAAGCTGCCCAAACATCATGCTGTATTGAGAAGTATAGTAAATTGGTTTACCTTTTATGGAACATTGGTATTTTTGCTCCTTTACTTTTCAAAAGCAAAATGGATGTTTGCCGTGATATTTAAATTCGGTAAAGTGGATGTAACGCTATTCTTAATTATTGTGGCCGTTTTAATTATTACTTTGGCTAGTCGACTTTCAAAAATTTCTACAAATGTTTTATTGCCGGGGATATATAATCGATACCATTTAGATAAAGGTACGAGATATACGTTTGACCGAGTTGTGCATTATTCCATTATGATTATTGCTATTATTGTCAGCTTAACGACAGTAGGGATAAATCTAAGTGCATTAACTGTGTTTGCAGGCATGATCAGTGTTGGAATTGGGTTTGGACTTCAAAACATTACCTCCAACTTTATCTCTGGAGTTATTATCTTGTTTGAACGACCTATAAAAGTCGGGGATCGCGTTCTTATCGATAACATTATAGGAGACGTTGAAAAAATTAATATGCGGGCGACAGTTATTAAAACAGGGACCAATGAACATATTATTGTTCCGAATTCATACTTTTTAGGAGAAAAGGTGGTTAATCGTTCGTTTAGTGATCCCCAAATTCGACTAACCATACCGTTTAATGTTGCATACGGAACAGATGTAGAAAAATTAAGAGATATGCTCATGGAGATTGCAAGAGAGGAAAGCTTAGTGTCACCGGCAGTTTTAATGGATCCGGAACCATCTGTGAGTTTTGTAGGCTTTGGAGATTTCTGTCTGAATTTCGAATTATCGATAATGATATCTGATTATAATCAGCTTGGGACAATAAAAAGTAATATAAACTTTAGAATAAATAAGCTGTTTATGGAAAGGAAAATAGAATTTCCATACCCGCAACAGAATTTGCATATAAAAAGTATCGATAGAGAGATAGAGAACAATTACATTTTTTAA
- a CDS encoding membrane lipoprotein lipid attachment site-containing protein codes for MKQIIIAFTLLLALVGCSNKDTVKGNASQQTSNPTESNSEVLAQENKELKKQLEERPALTSEQLRETMNLSFKTIQAMINKDYNYLETIKNSNVTINQKTNTFIFDDAHEQAFLQSIDYNHFEYRFHHLEDDVITVGFAQNNSEIVFQFSQKEGRYLLSSFITN; via the coding sequence GTGAAACAAATAATCATTGCTTTTACTCTATTATTAGCTTTAGTGGGTTGCTCTAATAAGGATACTGTTAAGGGGAATGCCTCCCAACAAACTAGTAACCCTACTGAAAGTAACTCAGAGGTATTAGCTCAAGAAAATAAAGAATTAAAAAAACAACTAGAGGAAAGACCAGCTCTTACATCAGAACAATTAAGAGAAACGATGAATCTCTCATTTAAAACCATACAAGCTATGATAAATAAAGACTATAACTATCTTGAAACAATAAAGAACTCGAATGTGACTATTAATCAGAAGACGAACACTTTTATATTTGATGATGCTCATGAACAAGCTTTCTTACAATCTATTGATTACAATCATTTTGAATACAGGTTTCATCATTTAGAAGATGATGTTATAACAGTCGGGTTCGCCCAAAACAATTCTGAAATCGTTTTTCAGTTTTCACAAAAGGAAGGTAGGTATTTATTAAGTTCATTTATTACCAACTAG
- a CDS encoding DUF4317 family protein, translating to MNKKDIASIRNQFKLNSRYINIREIFNVYVKKETGEIYHQVCQPFEMLEQEEQELFLTNFKKVLTGGLDSKLFELKFRRDEEESTQMTLFNGLHATSTDEWNEKMLQIVEKMFAHAKYEFDTVVTFIRGEYQKATRKRNMESEEGGDDEVYSSQFVLCSLNKTDQPKKALLFDYIEKEFKANNAVDPIINLAAPLAGFLFPAFNDNSADVNHILYNGGKANQPSEIFIVDVLQCEEIITAVEEKDSFDQILKIVVGDEVDSKVISNVYEEIDKIVQESQENEENEESEPPKLDSKGIERILEASGVENVSSDKVEHAFKSVVFDEKHEIKASSVIPKSIKIETKIANVTINPKDLKNLKYITYNGKKCLVLEVDEEVVVEGFRLESGEL from the coding sequence ATGAATAAAAAAGACATCGCAAGTATCCGAAATCAATTTAAATTAAATAGTAGATATATCAATATTCGAGAAATATTTAATGTATATGTAAAGAAAGAAACAGGAGAGATTTATCATCAGGTTTGCCAGCCGTTTGAAATGCTAGAGCAGGAAGAACAAGAGCTGTTTTTAACCAACTTTAAGAAGGTTTTGACTGGTGGACTTGACTCCAAGCTGTTTGAACTGAAATTTCGCCGAGATGAGGAAGAGAGCACACAAATGACTCTTTTCAATGGATTGCATGCTACATCTACGGATGAATGGAACGAAAAAATGCTCCAAATCGTAGAGAAAATGTTTGCCCATGCAAAGTATGAATTTGATACGGTAGTAACGTTTATCCGCGGTGAGTATCAAAAGGCAACAAGGAAGCGAAATATGGAATCGGAAGAAGGCGGAGATGACGAGGTATATTCCAGTCAGTTTGTCCTTTGCAGTCTCAATAAAACCGATCAGCCGAAAAAAGCGTTGCTTTTTGATTATATTGAAAAAGAATTTAAAGCCAATAATGCCGTGGATCCGATTATTAATTTAGCAGCTCCATTAGCTGGTTTTCTATTTCCTGCCTTTAATGATAATTCAGCTGATGTGAATCATATTCTTTATAATGGTGGAAAAGCGAATCAACCGAGTGAAATTTTTATCGTGGATGTCCTCCAATGTGAAGAGATCATTACAGCGGTAGAAGAAAAGGACAGCTTCGACCAAATTTTAAAGATAGTAGTAGGAGACGAAGTGGATTCCAAGGTCATTTCGAATGTCTATGAGGAAATTGATAAGATCGTACAGGAAAGTCAAGAAAATGAAGAAAATGAAGAAAGTGAACCTCCTAAACTGGATTCCAAGGGCATCGAGCGAATTTTAGAGGCTAGTGGCGTTGAAAATGTAAGCTCAGACAAAGTCGAGCATGCCTTCAAAAGTGTTGTATTTGATGAAAAACACGAAATCAAAGCAAGCAGCGTCATTCCGAAATCGATTAAAATCGAAACGAAGATTGCCAACGTAACCATTAACCCGAAAGACCTCAAAAATCTTAAGTATATCACTTACAATGGAAAGAAATGCTTAGTATTAGAAGTTGATGAAGAAGTCGTTGTCGAAGGATTTCGATTGGAATCTGGAGAGCTTTAG
- a CDS encoding M20/M25/M40 family metallo-hydrolase, which produces MSKLLWNSPKDLESLLYELVGWESETFSEGEKRFSIKLHEKMSHLPYFMEHPDYLTLDPVDKGRSFLTALYKNEHASDTVVLISHFDTVETEEYGQLQPICRKPLQLTEALKQHKNRLSKNAVKDLESGEYVFGRGTMDMKIGLAIHMGLIEKAIAEEWPINLLLVTVPDEEVNSSGMRAAVKKLVNLSEEHGLVYQLFLNSESSFSQNPEDENYYIYTGTIGKIMPSALFYGKETHVGEPLKGMTANYIAAYFNQQMEWNPLFQEEHLGEKTPLPVSLQQKDLKLTYSTQTPARAQALYNVFMMQRSAKDIMNRFEQVAKDAVSRCNENYRALCKQENIKGIGDVRVLRFEQLESYARDKFGDAFVYAIHSKALQMDELDERDQSFFVADQLMHNCQELAPAVILLFTPPYYPAVNSSDDPLIQKAVQLLSDLTQQMNIPLKPVNYFNGICDLSYVNYSDKNDGWTSYEKNTPIWGDGYFIPFEDMKKLRAPVLNVGAFGKDAHQLSERLHKESAFVRTPVLVEKLILGLLGR; this is translated from the coding sequence ATGAGCAAATTATTATGGAACTCACCAAAAGATTTAGAGAGCTTGCTTTATGAACTTGTCGGTTGGGAAAGTGAAACCTTCTCAGAAGGTGAAAAACGCTTCTCGATAAAATTGCATGAAAAGATGAGTCACCTGCCATATTTCATGGAACACCCTGATTATCTAACATTAGATCCGGTTGATAAAGGACGCTCTTTTTTAACTGCCCTTTATAAAAATGAACATGCTTCAGATACGGTGGTTCTTATTAGTCATTTTGATACCGTTGAAACGGAAGAATATGGGCAGCTACAGCCGATTTGTCGGAAGCCACTTCAATTGACGGAAGCACTCAAGCAGCATAAGAATCGCTTATCCAAAAATGCCGTGAAGGATTTAGAATCAGGTGAGTATGTATTTGGGCGCGGAACGATGGATATGAAAATTGGTCTAGCCATTCATATGGGACTGATCGAAAAAGCCATTGCCGAGGAGTGGCCGATTAATTTATTGCTCGTTACAGTTCCAGACGAAGAAGTCAATTCATCAGGTATGCGCGCCGCAGTAAAAAAATTGGTGAATCTAAGTGAAGAACACGGTCTTGTCTATCAGTTATTCTTAAATAGTGAATCCTCCTTTTCCCAAAATCCAGAGGATGAGAACTACTATATTTATACAGGAACCATCGGCAAAATCATGCCATCCGCCTTATTTTATGGCAAGGAAACACATGTCGGTGAACCATTAAAAGGCATGACTGCCAACTATATTGCCGCTTATTTCAATCAACAAATGGAATGGAATCCCCTATTCCAGGAAGAGCATCTAGGAGAAAAAACACCACTGCCTGTTTCACTACAACAAAAAGATTTAAAACTAACATACTCGACGCAAACCCCGGCCCGTGCCCAAGCACTCTATAATGTCTTTATGATGCAGCGCTCAGCAAAGGACATCATGAATCGGTTTGAGCAGGTAGCCAAAGATGCGGTCTCTCGCTGCAATGAAAACTACCGTGCCCTTTGTAAGCAAGAAAACATCAAAGGAATTGGTGATGTGCGTGTATTGCGTTTTGAACAGCTTGAATCCTATGCCCGCGATAAGTTTGGTGATGCATTTGTTTATGCCATCCATTCGAAAGCTTTACAAATGGATGAGTTAGATGAACGGGATCAATCCTTCTTCGTTGCCGATCAACTCATGCACAATTGTCAGGAATTAGCACCAGCGGTCATACTCTTATTCACGCCACCGTATTACCCAGCGGTTAATTCATCAGACGACCCATTGATTCAAAAAGCCGTTCAATTGTTGTCAGATTTGACCCAGCAAATGAATATTCCATTAAAGCCAGTTAACTATTTTAATGGAATATGCGATTTAAGCTATGTCAACTATAGTGACAAAAACGATGGATGGACAAGTTACGAGAAAAACACACCGATTTGGGGAGATGGATACTTTATTCCCTTTGAGGACATGAAAAAGCTTAGAGCGCCGGTGCTTAATGTGGGTGCTTTTGGTAAGGATGCACATCAACTTTCAGAGAGATTGCATAAGGAAAGTGCGTTTGTGCGGACTCCTGTGTTGGTTGAAAAGTTGATTTTAGGGTTGCTTGGTAGATAG
- a CDS encoding pyridoxal phosphate-dependent decarboxylase family protein produces the protein MKEIQKLFPSMDGNDFQREELLSYFKTILTKIDALKDPNKLTLGEMPEYSEDYYNRVIRQASVPETGVSMEEVIQKLLKLVEGHRYVNRNYVANAAPLPNIASIIGNLVMVLVNGNNLWDVEGQAAATAEIEVTSMLSKLIGYDESLSAGYTTWGGQGAVFNSLRLAIARFAPFSNQKGVPQNLYCFCSELSHYSLYKSVEATGIGVENMIRVKVNENHSMNLEDLKEKMEHVIAKGGVPLYVLATMGTTDTFGIDDMEGIKRIADEVERTYDINPIYIHADSAMGGMYTFFNHYDFENNPLRFENDVNEVLKSYQQRFKHINLADSMVFDFHKLGQTPYITSLFLVKNRENLKYVDLDAAETPYVGNRGYGSYHTGYTLECSRMGSALAIYASLLAFGIEGYQELLANYIRVNITFRKTLLKEISNVVITNEISPITTFRFYPEETKWNDELNGRLTIEEISEINQFNDEFAEVIGAERDTVFFGNTKKQRIVKAANSSKRISLYAHKFFAISPYTTIEEVDRYVGFLKEHLELFLKTRNSENFMIRA, from the coding sequence ATGAAAGAAATACAAAAATTGTTTCCTAGTATGGACGGAAATGACTTTCAAAGAGAGGAATTATTGTCCTATTTTAAGACCATTTTAACGAAAATAGATGCATTAAAGGATCCAAACAAACTAACGCTAGGAGAAATGCCCGAGTACTCAGAGGATTATTATAATCGTGTCATTCGACAGGCTAGTGTTCCGGAAACGGGTGTATCGATGGAGGAAGTGATTCAGAAGCTTCTAAAATTGGTAGAAGGACACCGGTATGTCAATCGAAATTATGTGGCAAATGCAGCGCCACTTCCGAATATTGCCAGTATCATTGGGAACTTAGTCATGGTTCTAGTCAATGGAAACAATCTTTGGGATGTGGAAGGACAAGCAGCAGCTACAGCAGAAATCGAAGTAACAAGTATGCTATCCAAACTTATCGGATACGATGAAAGCCTTAGTGCAGGATATACAACATGGGGTGGGCAAGGAGCTGTCTTTAATTCTTTACGTCTTGCGATTGCCCGTTTCGCGCCATTCTCTAATCAAAAGGGTGTACCGCAAAATCTCTATTGCTTCTGTTCAGAGCTATCACACTACAGTCTGTATAAATCAGTAGAGGCAACTGGGATTGGTGTGGAAAACATGATTCGTGTAAAAGTGAATGAGAATCATTCTATGAATCTAGAAGATTTAAAAGAAAAAATGGAGCATGTTATTGCAAAAGGCGGCGTTCCTCTTTATGTCCTTGCCACAATGGGCACAACTGATACATTTGGCATTGATGACATGGAGGGAATTAAGCGGATAGCGGATGAAGTGGAACGCACATATGACATCAATCCAATCTATATCCATGCAGACTCAGCTATGGGCGGCATGTATACTTTCTTTAATCATTACGACTTTGAAAATAATCCTTTGCGATTTGAAAACGACGTGAATGAGGTATTGAAATCCTACCAACAGAGGTTTAAACATATCAACCTTGCAGATAGTATGGTCTTTGATTTCCACAAGCTTGGACAAACACCCTATATTACGAGTTTATTTTTAGTCAAAAACAGAGAGAATCTGAAGTATGTTGATTTAGATGCAGCGGAAACGCCGTATGTTGGAAATCGTGGTTATGGTAGTTATCATACAGGCTACACACTCGAATGCTCGCGAATGGGTAGTGCTTTAGCAATTTATGCTTCTTTATTGGCTTTTGGAATCGAAGGGTATCAAGAACTTTTAGCCAATTACATACGTGTCAATATTACTTTTAGAAAGACGTTATTAAAAGAAATTTCGAATGTAGTGATCACGAATGAGATTTCTCCGATCACAACATTCCGTTTTTATCCTGAAGAGACAAAATGGAATGATGAATTGAACGGACGTTTAACAATAGAAGAAATATCGGAAATCAATCAATTTAATGACGAGTTTGCAGAGGTCATTGGTGCCGAACGAGATACCGTCTTCTTTGGAAATACTAAAAAGCAGCGCATCGTAAAAGCAGCAAACTCAAGCAAGCGAATCTCTCTCTATGCGCATAAATTTTTTGCGATCTCGCCATACACCACAATAGAAGAGGTGGACCGTTATGTTGGATTTCTAAAAGAGCACCTAGAACTTTTTCTGAAGACGAGAAATAGTGAGAATTTCATGATAAGAGCCTAA